The following proteins are encoded in a genomic region of Mycolicibacterium rutilum:
- the egtA gene encoding ergothioneine biosynthesis glutamate--cysteine ligase EgtA — protein MTFTITSEVDDAHAPCAASVELTSARAAAEHVGQGSLRDGPVGAVGLEIEAHCIDLTNPMRRPGWQQLTEVIAGLPPLPGGSTVTVEPGGAVELSGPPLSGAPAAISAMTADRAVLRAEFAQAGLGLVLLGADPLRPPHRVNPGARYRAMESFFDASGTAAAGAAMMTSTASIQVNLDAGPSEGWADRVRLAHALGPTMIAITANSPLLGGRFAGWQSARQHVWSQLDSARCGPVLGTSGDDPASDWARYALKAPVMLVNHPAADAEPVTDWVPFADWADGRVLLAGRRPTIADLDYHLTTLFPPVRPRRWLEIRYLDSVPDALWPAVAFTMTTLLDDAGAADVAAAATEPVATAWDRAAQVGLADRHLRSAAETCVHAAAERAPAELKESMQQLVRSVEQGRCPADDFSDRVVHYGIATAVTQLARGEL, from the coding sequence ATGACCTTCACCATCACGTCCGAGGTGGACGACGCGCATGCACCGTGCGCCGCGTCCGTCGAGTTGACCAGCGCGCGCGCCGCGGCCGAGCACGTCGGGCAGGGCTCGCTGCGTGACGGCCCGGTCGGCGCGGTCGGCCTGGAGATCGAGGCGCACTGCATCGACCTGACCAACCCGATGCGCAGACCCGGATGGCAACAGCTCACCGAGGTCATCGCCGGACTCCCCCCGCTGCCCGGCGGCAGCACGGTCACCGTCGAACCCGGCGGCGCCGTCGAATTGTCCGGACCTCCGCTGTCCGGTGCGCCCGCCGCGATCTCCGCGATGACCGCCGACCGCGCGGTGCTGCGGGCCGAGTTCGCGCAGGCGGGTCTCGGCCTGGTGCTGCTCGGCGCCGACCCGCTGCGGCCGCCGCACCGGGTCAACCCGGGCGCCCGGTACCGCGCGATGGAGTCCTTCTTCGACGCCAGCGGCACCGCCGCCGCGGGAGCGGCGATGATGACGTCGACCGCGTCGATCCAGGTGAACCTCGATGCCGGGCCCAGCGAGGGCTGGGCGGACCGGGTCCGGCTCGCACATGCGCTGGGCCCGACGATGATCGCGATCACGGCCAATTCGCCGCTGCTGGGCGGGCGGTTCGCGGGCTGGCAGTCCGCGCGCCAACACGTGTGGAGTCAGTTGGACTCGGCGCGCTGCGGTCCCGTGCTCGGCACCAGCGGTGACGATCCGGCCAGCGACTGGGCCCGCTACGCGCTCAAGGCGCCGGTGATGCTGGTCAACCATCCTGCGGCCGACGCCGAACCGGTCACCGACTGGGTGCCGTTCGCCGACTGGGCCGACGGCCGCGTGCTGCTCGCCGGACGCCGGCCCACGATCGCCGACCTCGACTACCACCTGACCACCCTGTTCCCGCCCGTCCGTCCGCGGCGGTGGCTGGAGATCCGCTATCTCGACAGCGTGCCCGACGCGCTGTGGCCCGCCGTCGCGTTCACCATGACCACGCTGCTCGACGACGCGGGCGCCGCGGACGTCGCCGCGGCAGCCACCGAACCCGTCGCCACCGCGTGGGACCGGGCCGCCCAGGTCGGCCTCGCCGACCGCCACCTGCGCTCGGCCGCCGAGACGTGCGTGCACGCGGCCGCCGAGCGGGCGCCGGCCGAGCTGAAGGAATCGATGCAGCAGCTGGTGCGTTCGGTCGAACAGGGCCGCTGCCCGGCCGACGACTTCAGCGACCGGGTTGTGCACTACGGGATCGCGACCGCGGTCACGCAACTGGCACGAGGGGAACTGTGA
- a CDS encoding ammonium transporter, with the protein MDRGTTAFMLCCIIALTLMIPGLALFYGGMVSVKSSINMMMMTFGAAALVGVLWVLFGFSMVFGTSYGGFIGSFTEFDGLTDLTEAMTTVDGLPISLFALFQALFAAITVALVSGAAADRMKFSAWMVFAGLWAVLVYFPAAHWVFAFDGVVTEDSVGGWIANKLGALDFAGGTAVHINAGAAALAVAIVLGRSALFGSRKPHNVPLTLLGAGLLWAGWYAFNGGSALAAGTAASIVMVTTFVATCSATLAWLAVEKFKTGHVTGVGAASGAITGLVAITPACGSVTPVGAICVGAIAGAICVYAVGLKDRFGYDDSLDVVGVHLVGGLIGTLLIGFFASETMPGATNGLFYGGGIEQLWKQAVAAGAVMLYSFVVAYLIALAIKKTMGIRISPDEEETGIDAKFHRDSAYALQPEPA; encoded by the coding sequence ATGGATAGAGGAACCACGGCGTTCATGCTGTGTTGCATCATCGCGCTCACGCTGATGATCCCCGGGCTCGCGCTTTTCTACGGCGGCATGGTGTCGGTGAAGAGCTCGATCAACATGATGATGATGACCTTCGGCGCCGCGGCGCTGGTCGGCGTCCTCTGGGTGCTGTTCGGCTTCTCGATGGTGTTCGGCACCTCCTACGGCGGATTCATCGGCAGCTTCACCGAATTCGACGGGCTGACCGATCTCACCGAGGCGATGACGACCGTCGACGGCCTGCCGATCAGTTTGTTCGCGTTGTTCCAGGCGTTGTTCGCGGCCATCACAGTCGCGCTGGTGTCAGGTGCGGCCGCCGACCGGATGAAGTTCAGCGCGTGGATGGTGTTCGCCGGGCTGTGGGCGGTGCTGGTCTACTTCCCCGCCGCGCACTGGGTGTTCGCGTTCGACGGTGTGGTGACCGAGGATTCGGTCGGCGGCTGGATCGCCAACAAGCTCGGCGCACTGGACTTCGCGGGTGGCACCGCCGTGCACATCAACGCCGGGGCCGCGGCGCTGGCCGTGGCGATCGTGCTGGGCCGCTCCGCCCTGTTCGGCAGCCGCAAACCGCACAACGTGCCGCTGACGCTGCTCGGCGCCGGCCTGCTGTGGGCGGGCTGGTACGCGTTCAACGGCGGTTCGGCGCTGGCCGCGGGCACCGCGGCGTCCATCGTGATGGTGACGACGTTCGTCGCGACCTGCTCGGCGACGCTGGCCTGGCTGGCGGTCGAGAAGTTCAAGACCGGTCACGTCACCGGCGTCGGCGCGGCCTCGGGCGCCATCACCGGCCTGGTCGCGATCACCCCCGCCTGCGGTTCGGTCACCCCGGTCGGCGCGATCTGCGTGGGCGCGATCGCCGGTGCCATCTGCGTGTACGCGGTCGGCCTCAAGGACCGCTTCGGGTACGACGACAGCCTCGACGTGGTCGGCGTGCACCTGGTCGGCGGCCTGATCGGCACCCTGCTGATCGGCTTCTTCGCCAGCGAGACGATGCCCGGCGCCACCAATGGACTGTTCTACGGCGGCGGCATCGAGCAGTTGTGGAAGCAGGCCGTCGCCGCGGGCGCGGTGATGCTGTACTCGTTCGTCGTCGCCTACCTCATCGCCCTCGCGATCAAGAAGACGATGGGCATCCGGATCTCCCCCGACGAGGAGGAGACCGGTATCGACGCCAAGTTCCACCGCGACTCGGCGTACGCGCTGCAGCCCGAGCCCGCCTGA
- a CDS encoding oxygenase MpaB family protein, producing MKPIPARHPEYPRPVPVAIRTMARMLGIGAPTPQQWQRLGERLTVGDEPVDRLVEWMSGAGVAQMRPLFEQALAHGIAAVPDAPQPLRDFFDHVETMPDWVDPAKLRRGQRALRRGGADGMYVARDVSLLGGYQFSGFNKTLLRTGALEKGSNKRFAETMQWAMDVIAEGGLELYGSGYRSTLRVRFIHGLVRRHVGAMPDWRADEWGVPINQTDMAATLIGALVAPAVGAAGMGVVLRPKDYDAVAHLTRYVGWLMGVEDEWLPHSFRDSIRVLYHTLGALAEPDESSKQLAMPMADDPMIWHYDSMRALRRRIARAQHLSVTSGFLGPRTMRSLGLRPHLPWYPVLRLPVNLARSAAAVAVPGGIARATARGEREHRMLMRTIVGDDTATIGASAEHVSTVA from the coding sequence ATGAAGCCCATCCCTGCCCGCCACCCCGAGTACCCCCGCCCGGTGCCGGTGGCCATCCGGACCATGGCCCGCATGCTGGGCATCGGCGCGCCGACACCCCAGCAGTGGCAGCGACTCGGTGAGCGGCTGACGGTCGGCGACGAACCGGTCGACCGGCTGGTCGAGTGGATGTCCGGAGCCGGCGTCGCGCAGATGCGGCCGCTGTTCGAACAGGCTCTGGCCCACGGCATCGCCGCCGTGCCCGACGCACCGCAACCGCTGCGCGATTTCTTCGACCACGTCGAGACGATGCCCGACTGGGTCGATCCGGCAAAGCTGCGGCGGGGCCAGCGCGCGCTGCGCCGCGGCGGCGCCGACGGCATGTACGTCGCGCGGGACGTGTCGCTGCTCGGCGGCTACCAGTTCTCCGGGTTCAACAAGACCCTGTTACGCACCGGCGCGCTCGAAAAGGGTTCGAACAAGCGGTTCGCCGAGACGATGCAGTGGGCGATGGACGTCATCGCCGAGGGCGGGCTGGAGTTGTACGGCTCGGGATACCGCTCGACGCTGCGCGTGCGGTTCATCCACGGCCTGGTGCGCAGGCACGTCGGCGCGATGCCGGACTGGCGCGCCGACGAGTGGGGTGTGCCGATCAACCAGACCGACATGGCGGCGACGTTGATCGGCGCGCTCGTCGCGCCGGCCGTCGGCGCCGCGGGTATGGGAGTCGTGTTGCGGCCCAAGGACTATGACGCCGTGGCCCACCTGACCCGATACGTCGGCTGGCTGATGGGCGTGGAGGACGAGTGGCTGCCTCACAGCTTCCGCGACAGCATCCGCGTGCTCTATCACACGCTCGGCGCGCTGGCCGAACCCGACGAGTCGTCGAAGCAGTTGGCGATGCCGATGGCCGACGATCCGATGATCTGGCACTACGACAGCATGCGGGCGCTGCGGCGGCGAATCGCTCGGGCGCAACATCTTTCGGTCACCAGCGGGTTCCTCGGACCGCGCACGATGCGCTCGCTGGGTCTGCGGCCACACCTGCCGTGGTATCCGGTGCTGCGGTTGCCGGTGAACCTGGCCCGCAGCGCGGCCGCGGTCGCCGTGCCCGGCGGCATCGCGCGGGCCACCGCCCGCGGCGAGCGCGAGCACCGGATGTTGATGCGCACGATCGTCGGCGACGACACCGCGACCATCGGCGCATCGGCCGAACACGTCAGCACCGTCGCCTGA
- a CDS encoding anti-sigma factor family protein, with the protein MDCNELVELVTAYLDGSLDHDTRASFDVHLLDCDGCVNYLQQFRATISTLGNVDDELDPAFRDKLMTAFRDWR; encoded by the coding sequence ATGGACTGCAACGAGCTCGTCGAACTGGTCACCGCGTACCTCGACGGGTCGCTGGACCACGACACCCGCGCCAGCTTCGACGTGCACCTGCTCGACTGCGACGGGTGCGTCAACTATCTGCAGCAGTTCCGCGCCACCATCTCGACGCTGGGCAACGTCGACGACGAACTCGATCCCGCCTTCCGCGACAAGCTCATGACGGCGTTCCGCGACTGGCGGTGA
- a CDS encoding aspartate-semialdehyde dehydrogenase yields the protein MVNIGVVGATGQVGQVMRTLLEERDFPASSVRFFASARSQGKKLSFRGQEIEVEDAATADPSGLDIALFSAGATMSRVQAPRFAEAGAVVIDNSSAWRKDPDVPLVVSEVNFDRDVRGVKLKKGIIANPNCTTMAAMPVLKPLHDEAGLVRMIASTYQAVSGSGIAGVDELFGQASAVVGDSRGLVADGKAVDFPAPSKYVAPIAFNVVPLAGSLVDDGSGETDEDQKLRNESRKILGIPELAVSGTCVRVPVYTGHSLSMNVEFSQPLSVQRAYELLGSAPGVTLVDVPTPLAAAGVDDSLVGRIRQDPGVPDGRGLALFVSGDNLRKGAALNTIQIAELLAQG from the coding sequence ATGGTCAACATCGGTGTAGTCGGCGCGACCGGACAGGTCGGCCAGGTCATGCGAACGCTGTTGGAGGAGCGCGACTTTCCCGCGTCGTCGGTGCGGTTCTTCGCGTCGGCACGCTCGCAGGGCAAGAAGCTGTCGTTCCGCGGTCAGGAGATCGAGGTCGAGGACGCCGCGACCGCCGACCCGTCCGGACTGGACATCGCGCTGTTCTCCGCGGGCGCGACGATGTCGCGGGTGCAGGCGCCGCGGTTCGCCGAGGCCGGCGCGGTCGTCATCGACAACTCGTCGGCGTGGCGCAAGGACCCGGATGTGCCGCTGGTGGTCAGCGAGGTCAACTTCGACCGCGACGTGCGCGGTGTGAAGCTCAAGAAGGGCATCATCGCCAACCCGAACTGCACGACGATGGCCGCCATGCCGGTGCTCAAGCCGCTGCACGACGAGGCTGGTCTGGTCCGGATGATCGCGTCGACCTATCAGGCCGTCTCGGGCAGCGGGATCGCCGGTGTCGACGAGCTCTTCGGCCAGGCCAGCGCGGTGGTCGGCGACAGCAGAGGGTTGGTCGCCGACGGTAAGGCCGTCGACTTCCCGGCGCCGTCGAAGTACGTCGCGCCGATCGCGTTCAACGTGGTGCCGCTGGCGGGTTCGCTGGTCGACGACGGCTCCGGTGAGACCGACGAGGACCAGAAGCTTCGCAACGAGAGCCGCAAGATCCTCGGCATCCCCGAACTCGCGGTGAGCGGGACGTGCGTGCGAGTCCCCGTCTACACCGGACACTCGTTGTCGATGAACGTCGAGTTCTCGCAACCACTTTCGGTGCAGCGTGCCTACGAGCTCCTAGGGTCCGCACCCGGTGTGACGCTGGTGGACGTCCCGACACCGCTGGCCGCGGCCGGCGTGGACGACTCGCTGGTCGGTCGCATCCGGCAGGACCCCGGTGTGCCCGACGGTCGCGGGCTGGCGCTGTTCGTCTCCGGCGACAACCTGCGCAAGGGCGCGGCGCTCAACACGATTCAGATCGCCGAGCTGCTGGCACAGGGCTGA
- a CDS encoding RNA polymerase sigma factor — MTAVINHDEGALVTALKAGDESAFALLVERHTTAMLRIARGYVATQELAEDVVQETWLALLKGIDGFEGRSSLRTWLFTILINTAKKRGVRERQTGDAEFAAFTGGTVDAARFRGADDRWPGHWRADAAPAPFPETPENSLLGRELMGVARRELDRLPDRQRTVVTLRDIYGFDSKEVTDLLDITVANQRVLLHRGRAAVRQALEVYLAEGS, encoded by the coding sequence ATGACCGCCGTCATCAACCACGACGAAGGCGCGCTCGTCACCGCCCTCAAGGCCGGCGACGAGAGCGCTTTCGCCCTGCTCGTCGAGCGGCACACCACCGCCATGCTGCGCATCGCACGCGGCTACGTCGCAACCCAGGAACTCGCCGAGGATGTCGTGCAGGAGACCTGGCTCGCACTGCTCAAGGGTATCGACGGGTTCGAGGGCCGATCATCCTTGCGCACATGGCTTTTCACGATACTGATCAACACCGCCAAGAAGCGTGGGGTGCGGGAGCGACAGACCGGCGACGCCGAGTTCGCGGCGTTCACCGGCGGCACGGTCGACGCGGCGCGGTTCCGGGGCGCCGACGACCGCTGGCCGGGCCACTGGCGGGCCGACGCCGCACCGGCACCGTTTCCGGAGACGCCGGAGAACTCGCTGCTGGGCCGGGAGCTGATGGGCGTCGCGCGGCGCGAACTCGACCGCCTGCCCGACCGTCAGCGCACCGTCGTCACGCTGCGCGACATCTACGGGTTCGACTCGAAGGAAGTGACCGATTTGCTAGACATCACCGTCGCCAACCAGCGGGTGCTTCTGCACCGCGGCCGCGCCGCGGTCCGCCAGGCGCTCGAGGTCTACCTCGCGGAGGGATCATGA
- a CDS encoding sensor domain-containing protein has product MGPRRSRGRTPVVLTAAVVGLSVVAPVGTAVARPSDPGVVNYAVLPKGSVGNIVGATLRFESTFTDPVQNFSVDNPACNNWADIGLPDVYADPDLASFNGAVAQESPTDATHLVKQAVGVYATTDAADRAFRRVVDRTGGCAGQTTAMHLNNLTTQVWTFTGGPASATDADWVKQEAGTDRRCFTTTRKRENVLLQAKVCQSGNGGPAVNVLAGAMQNTLGQ; this is encoded by the coding sequence ATGGGGCCGCGGCGGTCACGGGGACGGACCCCGGTCGTCCTCACCGCTGCGGTCGTGGGCCTGTCGGTGGTGGCGCCGGTCGGTACCGCCGTCGCGCGCCCTTCGGATCCCGGCGTGGTGAACTACGCCGTGCTGCCGAAGGGCTCGGTCGGCAATATCGTCGGCGCCACACTGCGTTTCGAGTCGACGTTCACCGACCCGGTGCAGAACTTCTCCGTCGACAACCCCGCCTGCAACAACTGGGCCGACATCGGCCTGCCCGACGTCTACGCCGATCCGGACCTAGCCTCGTTCAACGGCGCGGTCGCCCAGGAGTCGCCGACCGATGCGACGCATCTGGTCAAACAGGCCGTCGGCGTATACGCCACCACCGACGCCGCCGACCGCGCGTTCCGCCGCGTCGTGGACCGCACCGGCGGCTGCGCGGGGCAGACCACCGCGATGCACCTGAACAACCTGACCACCCAGGTCTGGACGTTCACCGGCGGGCCCGCGTCGGCCACCGACGCCGACTGGGTCAAGCAGGAAGCGGGCACGGATCGGCGCTGCTTCACCACCACCCGGAAACGGGAAAATGTTCTGCTCCAAGCGAAAGTCTGCCAATCCGGCAACGGTGGACCCGCGGTGAACGTGCTGGCCGGGGCCATGCAGAACACGCTCGGCCAATAA
- a CDS encoding DUF4185 domain-containing protein produces the protein MLLCWNTVSATGAQAQPAPVPDPVLPPLAPGQVMRIGPTAGTGTLTSDYGIGATDLCEFMEFPSGILQVCGDSFAGQGVGYGGWYSPIALHVDTESVDDPGGVRYDGVTGTDTPLLADPTPTGMSQLPAGVVQINRQNYLMVTTVRELDPQTSRLVKAEAGQGNWATVPDSVRDAAYAEGRQSQISGYYDPIPRPDSERGWVYLVANNFDRSAPLVLYRATPQDFEDRSSWQGWSATQGWGHPPTPLWPDRVGEMSIRQIDGKTVLSYFNASTGNMEMRVAADPTGLGTAPVTTVVVAAEWPDPVEHLGPPENNRLAQPYGGYISPGSTLDEVRVFVSQWNTGPRGGAPYRVIQFAVNPFKPV, from the coding sequence ATCTTGCTCTGCTGGAATACCGTTTCGGCGACCGGCGCGCAGGCCCAGCCCGCGCCGGTGCCCGATCCGGTACTGCCGCCGCTGGCGCCCGGGCAGGTGATGCGAATCGGCCCGACCGCCGGAACCGGCACGCTGACAAGCGATTACGGCATCGGCGCGACGGACCTGTGCGAGTTCATGGAGTTCCCCAGCGGCATCCTGCAGGTCTGCGGAGACAGCTTCGCCGGGCAAGGCGTCGGCTACGGTGGCTGGTACTCGCCGATCGCGTTGCACGTCGACACCGAGTCCGTCGACGACCCGGGCGGTGTCCGGTATGACGGCGTCACCGGCACCGACACACCGCTGCTGGCCGACCCCACGCCGACGGGGATGTCGCAGCTGCCCGCCGGCGTCGTGCAGATCAACCGGCAGAACTATCTGATGGTCACCACGGTCCGCGAACTAGACCCGCAGACCTCCAGGCTGGTGAAAGCCGAAGCAGGACAGGGCAACTGGGCGACAGTGCCGGACTCTGTGCGCGACGCGGCGTACGCCGAGGGGCGGCAGTCGCAGATCAGCGGATACTACGACCCGATCCCGCGGCCGGACTCCGAACGCGGCTGGGTCTATCTCGTCGCCAACAACTTCGACCGCAGCGCACCGCTGGTGCTGTACCGGGCGACCCCGCAGGACTTCGAGGACCGGTCCAGCTGGCAGGGCTGGTCGGCGACGCAGGGCTGGGGGCATCCACCGACGCCGCTGTGGCCGGACCGGGTGGGCGAGATGAGCATCCGGCAGATCGACGGCAAGACCGTGCTGTCGTATTTCAACGCGAGCACCGGCAACATGGAGATGCGGGTGGCCGCCGATCCGACCGGCCTGGGCACCGCGCCGGTGACGACGGTCGTCGTCGCCGCCGAATGGCCCGACCCGGTCGAGCATCTCGGCCCGCCGGAGAACAACCGGCTGGCCCAACCGTACGGCGGGTACATCTCGCCGGGTTCGACGCTCGACGAGGTGCGGGTGTTCGTCAGCCAGTGGAACACCGGCCCGCGCGGCGGTGCGCCGTACCGGGTGATCCAGTTCGCGGTCAACCCGTTCAAACCGGTGTAA
- a CDS encoding aspartate kinase, whose translation MALVVQKYGGSSVSDAERIRRVAERIVETKKQGNDVVVVCSAMGDTTDDLLDLAKQVSPAPPAREMDMLLTSGERISNALVAMAIDSLGAQARSFTGSQAGVITTGTHGNAKIIDVTPGRLRSALDEGLIVLVAGFQGVSQDSKDVTTLGRGGSDTTAVALAAALKADVCEIYTDVDGIFTADPRIVPNARHLETVTFEEMLEMAACGAKVLMLRCVEYARRYNVPIHVRSSYTDKPGTLVKGSIEDIPMEDAILTGVAHDRSEAKVTVVGLPDVPGYAAKVFRAVADADVNIDMVLQNISKVEDGRTDITFTCSRASGPGAVEKLTALQDEIGFSKVLYDDLIGKVSLVGAGMKSHPGVTAKFCEALAEVGVNIDLISTSEIRISVLIKDTDLDKAVAALHDAFGLGGDEEAVVYAGTGR comes from the coding sequence GTGGCGCTCGTCGTGCAGAAGTACGGCGGATCCTCGGTCTCCGATGCCGAGCGGATCCGTCGCGTCGCCGAGCGGATCGTCGAGACCAAGAAGCAGGGCAACGACGTCGTCGTGGTCTGCTCGGCGATGGGTGACACCACCGACGACCTGCTCGATCTCGCCAAACAGGTGAGTCCGGCACCGCCCGCCCGTGAGATGGACATGCTGCTCACCTCCGGCGAGCGGATCTCCAACGCACTGGTGGCGATGGCGATCGACTCGCTGGGCGCGCAGGCGCGCTCGTTCACCGGGTCGCAGGCCGGGGTGATCACCACCGGCACCCACGGCAACGCCAAGATCATCGACGTCACGCCCGGCCGGCTGCGCTCCGCGCTCGATGAGGGCCTGATCGTGCTGGTCGCCGGGTTCCAGGGCGTCAGCCAGGACAGCAAGGACGTCACCACGCTGGGCCGCGGCGGCTCCGACACCACCGCGGTCGCGCTGGCCGCCGCGCTCAAAGCCGACGTCTGCGAGATCTACACCGACGTCGACGGCATCTTCACCGCCGACCCGCGCATCGTTCCCAACGCCCGGCACCTGGAGACGGTGACGTTCGAGGAGATGCTCGAGATGGCGGCGTGCGGCGCGAAGGTGCTGATGCTGCGCTGCGTGGAATACGCCCGTCGCTACAACGTTCCGATTCACGTGCGCTCGTCGTACACCGACAAGCCCGGAACCCTCGTCAAAGGATCGATAGAGGACATCCCCATGGAAGACGCCATCCTGACCGGAGTCGCCCACGACCGCAGCGAGGCCAAGGTCACCGTCGTCGGTCTGCCCGACGTGCCGGGGTACGCGGCCAAGGTGTTCCGCGCGGTCGCCGACGCCGACGTCAACATCGACATGGTGTTGCAGAACATCTCCAAGGTCGAAGACGGCAGGACCGACATCACGTTCACCTGCTCGCGGGCCAGCGGGCCGGGCGCGGTGGAGAAGCTGACCGCGCTGCAGGACGAGATCGGGTTCTCCAAGGTGCTCTACGACGACCTGATCGGCAAGGTGTCGCTGGTGGGCGCCGGCATGAAGAGCCACCCGGGCGTGACCGCGAAGTTCTGCGAGGCGCTGGCCGAGGTCGGCGTGAACATCGACCTGATCTCCACCTCGGAGATCCGGATCTCGGTGCTGATCAAGGACACCGACCTGGACAAGGCCGTCGCCGCATTGCATGACGCGTTCGGCCTCGGCGGTGACGAGGAAGCGGTGGTCTACGCGGGAACGGGTCGTTAA
- a CDS encoding organic hydroperoxide resistance protein has translation MSIEVVFTSESTATGGGREGHVKSSTGRIDLNTNHPKEMGGSGEGTNPEELFSAGYAACFLGALRLVARNEKIDLDDASGITAQVGFGKDPAGGFAINAHLIGYLPGLEQSAADELMNKAHEVCPYSKATRGNIDVTLSAKV, from the coding sequence ATGAGCATCGAAGTCGTTTTCACCTCAGAGTCCACCGCAACCGGAGGCGGCCGCGAGGGCCACGTGAAGTCCTCGACCGGACGCATCGACCTGAACACCAACCACCCGAAGGAAATGGGTGGCAGCGGTGAGGGCACCAACCCCGAGGAACTGTTCTCCGCCGGTTACGCCGCGTGCTTCCTCGGCGCGCTGCGCCTGGTCGCGCGCAACGAGAAGATCGACCTCGACGACGCCAGCGGCATCACCGCCCAGGTCGGCTTCGGCAAGGATCCCGCAGGCGGGTTCGCCATCAACGCCCACCTCATCGGCTACCTGCCCGGCCTCGAGCAGAGCGCGGCCGACGAGCTGATGAACAAGGCGCACGAGGTGTGCCCGTACTCCAAGGCCACCCGCGGCAACATCGACGTCACGCTGTCGGCGAAGGTCTAG
- a CDS encoding linear amide C-N hydrolase, with the protein MCTRVVYLGTSDRIVTGRSMDWKAEIATNLWALPRGVQRTGQAGANSAQWTSKYGSVVATGYDICTTDGLNEAGLAVNLLWLAESQYPAATADGPAVSLALWGQYVLDNFATVAEAVQALRATPLRVATTEVPGEGRMATLHLAMSDRTGDSAIIEYIDGEQTIHHGRQYQVMTNSPTFDKQLAITEYWKDIGGTVMLPGTNRAADRFVRASFYINTVPKTDDPLLAAATVFSVVRNASVPYGIATADEPNISTTRWRTVIDHKALRYFFESALSPNTFWVELDNLDLSPGAPTKRLPLGEGEKTIYAGDASARFEQADPFAFLGVP; encoded by the coding sequence GTGTGCACCCGCGTCGTTTATCTAGGTACCTCTGACCGCATCGTCACCGGCCGCTCGATGGACTGGAAGGCCGAGATCGCGACCAATCTGTGGGCGCTGCCGCGCGGTGTCCAGCGAACCGGCCAGGCCGGTGCGAACTCCGCGCAGTGGACGTCGAAGTACGGCAGCGTCGTCGCCACCGGCTACGACATCTGCACGACCGACGGGCTGAACGAGGCCGGGCTTGCGGTGAACCTGCTGTGGCTGGCCGAATCGCAGTACCCCGCCGCGACCGCCGACGGGCCCGCGGTCTCGTTGGCGCTGTGGGGTCAGTACGTGCTGGACAACTTCGCCACCGTCGCCGAGGCGGTGCAGGCGCTGCGCGCGACGCCGCTGCGGGTCGCCACCACCGAGGTGCCGGGCGAGGGCCGGATGGCGACGCTGCACCTGGCGATGTCGGACCGCACCGGCGACAGCGCGATCATCGAGTACATCGACGGCGAACAGACCATCCATCACGGCAGGCAGTACCAGGTGATGACCAACTCGCCGACCTTCGACAAACAGCTGGCGATCACCGAGTACTGGAAGGACATCGGCGGCACGGTCATGCTGCCGGGCACCAACCGCGCCGCCGACCGGTTCGTGCGGGCGTCGTTCTACATCAACACCGTGCCCAAGACCGACGACCCGCTGCTGGCGGCCGCGACCGTGTTCAGCGTCGTGCGCAACGCGTCGGTGCCCTACGGGATTGCCACCGCCGACGAACCGAACATCTCGACCACCCGGTGGCGCACGGTCATCGACCACAAGGCCCTGCGCTACTTCTTCGAGTCCGCGCTCTCGCCGAACACGTTCTGGGTCGAACTGGACAACCTCGACCTCTCGCCCGGCGCGCCCACCAAGCGGCTGCCGCTCGGCGAGGGCGAGAAGACGATCTACGCCGGCGACGCCTCCGCGCGATTCGAGCAGGCCGACCCGTTCGCTTTCCTGGGAGTGCCCTGA
- a CDS encoding YkgB family protein, with protein sequence MTTIKEAIVVATSESNETKVNAVAGAVTRYGLVLVIGWIGLMKFTAYEAYGIEPLVANSPFMAWLYDIFSVTTFSALLGVLEVGAAVLIAVKPWWPTASAVGSVVAVGLFVATISFLFTTPGIGEEAAGGFPMLSTSGQFLIKDVVLLGAALWTLADSVRAARVNGVSLAAR encoded by the coding sequence ATGACCACCATCAAGGAGGCGATCGTCGTCGCCACCAGCGAGTCGAACGAAACGAAGGTCAACGCCGTCGCCGGCGCGGTCACGCGATACGGGCTGGTCCTGGTGATCGGCTGGATCGGGCTGATGAAGTTCACGGCGTACGAGGCGTACGGCATCGAGCCGCTGGTCGCCAACAGCCCGTTCATGGCCTGGCTCTACGACATCTTCTCGGTGACGACGTTCTCGGCGCTGCTCGGCGTGCTCGAGGTCGGCGCCGCGGTGCTGATTGCCGTCAAGCCGTGGTGGCCGACGGCGTCGGCGGTGGGCAGCGTGGTGGCCGTCGGCTTGTTCGTCGCCACGATCAGCTTCCTGTTCACCACACCCGGTATCGGCGAGGAGGCGGCCGGCGGCTTCCCGATGCTGTCGACCAGCGGCCAGTTCCTGATCAAGGACGTGGTGCTGCTCGGCGCGGCGCTGTGGACGTTGGCTGATTCTGTGCGCGCTGCCCGGGTGAACGGGGTTAGTCTCGCTGCACGATGA